A stretch of Campylobacter gracilis DNA encodes these proteins:
- the dut gene encoding dUTPase, protein MENYKKVKEMFLMQQALNDETNGVGWEDGYTKNGKLINWKRCIYMECAELIDSFAWKHWKNISAAPDVNNIVIEIVDIWHFVMSYILEQYYGSKNIDHIVSDVTAVSGFAEFSSYAYDVREYSIYEIVNDIELIIHETSGFELQIGELLTDFFRVAIKCGVSLDILFAKYIGKNVLNKFRQNNGYKEGSYRKIWGDLEDNEVLIEVLSKGAVSANEIYEQLQKIYDATR, encoded by the coding sequence ATGGAAAATTATAAAAAAGTAAAAGAGATGTTTTTGATGCAGCAAGCCCTAAACGACGAAACAAATGGCGTGGGCTGGGAGGACGGCTATACAAAAAACGGCAAACTTATCAACTGGAAGCGCTGCATTTACATGGAATGCGCAGAGCTCATCGATAGCTTTGCGTGGAAGCATTGGAAAAATATCTCTGCAGCGCCGGACGTGAATAATATCGTCATCGAGATCGTTGATATTTGGCACTTCGTGATGAGCTATATTCTAGAGCAATATTACGGTAGCAAAAATATCGATCACATCGTAAGCGACGTCACGGCTGTAAGCGGATTTGCGGAATTTAGCTCCTACGCCTACGACGTGCGCGAATACAGCATCTACGAGATCGTAAACGACATCGAGCTCATCATCCACGAAACGAGCGGATTTGAGCTGCAAATCGGCGAGCTGCTGACCGACTTTTTTCGCGTCGCGATTAAATGCGGAGTGAGCTTAGACATACTTTTTGCCAAATATATCGGCAAAAACGTGCTGAATAAATTCCGCCAAAATAACGGCTACAAAGAGGGCAGCTACCGCAAAATCTGGGGAGACCTTGAGGATAACGAGGTGCTAATCGAGGTGCTATCAAAAGGCGCAGTAAGCGCAAACGAAATTTACGAGCAATTGCAAAAGATCTACGACGCGACGAGGTGA
- a CDS encoding cupin domain-containing protein translates to MQRIFHIKDAICSDERAVKTTFFTTEATCGAVWIVKRGQVVAPHIHPDGDDVWICLSGRGVFYPSKGEEVPICAGDLIISKSGECHGMKNTGDEDFVFASVTAPIPCGYEAI, encoded by the coding sequence ATGCAAAGAATTTTTCATATAAAAGATGCTATTTGTAGCGACGAGCGAGCCGTAAAAACGACATTTTTTACTACAGAGGCCACTTGCGGCGCGGTTTGGATCGTCAAACGCGGCCAGGTCGTAGCGCCTCATATCCACCCAGACGGCGATGACGTGTGGATTTGCTTAAGCGGACGCGGCGTGTTTTATCCGAGCAAGGGCGAGGAGGTACCGATCTGTGCGGGCGATCTAATCATTTCCAAAAGCGGAGAGTGCCACGGTATGAAAAATACGGGCGATGAGGATTTTGTGTTTGCAAGCGTTACGGCGCCGATTCCGTGCGGTTACGAAGCGATTTGA
- the ciaB gene encoding invasion protein CiaB, producing MNDFAKLNEMAASAKARLNALYDEPHAELITRGLEICGFESGDTARIAVLRRIVDLKEDPLLQEFRRLGYDEARQRELKSKMYDFTREIHEGMHAALIAEAGAQGILQPFYLELLKGVHRIGLVLSDTQKSWQALIIEGTNKRWEKEFSSLAQAKEFLLQEELFMRTPHGEICERCYGAVVQRDGKPQMVPYAVAFADETAKLQSEFSDLLERLVTLAEDESELAYVAYLSKLKQAFCERDSNAVIGAWRDAEIAWMDIKTPLQIGHPLEYYEDAYTHAVALEWDVRLAGAYEFNAEEFKARVSESFERAYEKIGANNAVMHSLVLSNIAKTQLYVCAPLIYYGADLNGLFSAQVVPNDEFVSTNCGKKIFAFVNFVYESAKARPFMRLSSEIFDLEYLNFGREILFKKPQIWRRVYEISTIGHEFGHIFFIDADTEARMNRSGLFKLIEEYKATTGGLVSFFFHEEEEFCLPVLDELIRRAVGLIAWQQVEELKPYYCEALIHLSLLFASGVLKFERGHLAVKFDRAGYESFKAACLQNYEELARLYCDKKDAAEFLSRFAELSGGVYLPREAQVREFVEFYYSRYEAIGNETDPSNERAKWL from the coding sequence ATGAACGATTTTGCAAAACTTAACGAGATGGCGGCGAGCGCTAAGGCGCGACTAAACGCCCTCTACGACGAGCCACACGCCGAGCTGATCACGCGCGGGCTAGAAATTTGCGGCTTTGAGTCTGGCGATACTGCGCGCATCGCCGTGCTGCGCCGAATCGTTGATCTCAAAGAGGATCCGCTGCTGCAAGAATTTCGCCGCTTAGGCTACGATGAGGCGCGCCAGCGCGAGCTAAAGAGCAAAATGTATGATTTCACGCGCGAAATACACGAGGGCATGCACGCAGCGCTCATCGCCGAGGCGGGCGCGCAGGGGATTTTGCAGCCCTTTTATCTGGAGCTTTTAAAGGGTGTACACCGCATCGGGCTCGTGCTAAGCGATACGCAAAAAAGCTGGCAAGCCCTAATCATCGAAGGCACGAACAAGCGCTGGGAAAAGGAATTTAGCTCGCTTGCGCAGGCGAAGGAATTTTTGCTGCAGGAGGAGCTGTTTATGCGCACGCCTCACGGCGAGATCTGTGAGCGCTGCTACGGCGCAGTAGTGCAGCGCGACGGCAAACCCCAAATGGTGCCCTATGCCGTGGCCTTCGCGGATGAGACGGCAAAGCTGCAGAGCGAATTTAGCGATCTTTTGGAGCGTCTGGTGACGCTAGCCGAAGATGAGAGCGAGCTAGCTTACGTCGCGTATCTGTCCAAGCTCAAACAGGCCTTTTGCGAGAGAGATTCTAACGCGGTGATCGGCGCGTGGCGGGATGCGGAGATCGCGTGGATGGATATAAAAACGCCGCTTCAGATCGGGCATCCGCTCGAATACTACGAGGACGCCTACACGCACGCAGTCGCGCTGGAATGGGACGTCAGACTTGCAGGCGCGTATGAGTTTAACGCGGAGGAATTTAAAGCGCGCGTAAGCGAGAGTTTTGAGCGCGCGTATGAAAAAATCGGCGCGAACAATGCCGTCATGCACTCGCTCGTGCTCTCAAACATCGCCAAAACCCAGCTTTACGTTTGCGCGCCGCTGATCTACTACGGAGCCGATCTGAACGGGCTCTTTTCGGCGCAGGTCGTACCCAATGACGAATTCGTAAGCACCAACTGCGGCAAGAAAATTTTCGCCTTCGTAAATTTCGTCTATGAAAGCGCCAAGGCTAGACCTTTTATGCGGCTAAGCAGCGAAATTTTCGACCTTGAGTATCTAAATTTCGGACGCGAAATTTTATTTAAAAAGCCGCAAATTTGGCGCCGCGTCTACGAAATATCGACGATCGGGCATGAGTTCGGGCATATATTTTTCATCGACGCGGACACTGAGGCGCGCATGAACCGCTCGGGGCTTTTCAAGCTCATCGAGGAGTACAAGGCGACTACGGGCGGGCTCGTGAGCTTCTTTTTCCACGAGGAGGAGGAGTTTTGCCTGCCGGTGCTGGATGAGCTGATCCGCCGCGCCGTGGGGCTCATCGCGTGGCAGCAGGTGGAGGAGCTCAAGCCCTACTACTGCGAGGCGTTGATACATCTGAGCTTGCTTTTTGCATCGGGCGTTTTGAAATTTGAACGCGGGCATCTGGCAGTTAAATTTGACCGCGCAGGCTATGAGAGCTTCAAAGCCGCGTGCCTGCAAAACTACGAGGAGCTGGCGCGGCTTTATTGCGACAAAAAGGACGCGGCGGAATTTTTATCGCGCTTTGCGGAGCTTAGCGGCGGTGTGTACCTGCCGCGCGAGGCGCAGGTGCGGGAGTTTGTGGAGTTTTACTACTCGCGCTACGAAGCGATCGGCAACGAAACGGATCCTAGCAATGAACGAGCAAAGTGGCTTTAA
- a CDS encoding acyl-[ACP]--phospholipid O-acyltransferase produces the protein MKSLLKINGFLPFLAIMFINASVDLGHKITIQNVLVKSADSGALIALTSLVNLLILLPYVFLFSASGYLNDKFSRTRITRICAKLGVALTALITLGYLCGWFYFAFFMTILLAAQSAIYSPAKYGLIKKIVGAKNLGAANGLVQALTIIAILLSSLVFSVIFELFAARSSDAGELMSSVWFIGVLLVAGSALETYYSYKIPFFDAAQPQAEFNKDDYLKLRYLRQNLNFVLKDKNVLLCTLGLAMFWAVSQLVIATFPAHYKSLSGSDNVMVIQVILALSAIGIALGSIFAGSYCKKHIELGIVPFGAFGLALALMVLANAHSVFWLGTASFFFGFSGGIFIVPLNAVIQFFTADERMGRVLAGSNFIQNIFMVLFLLIAIILVHFAVASGEIFVMAALCVLICGIFGAKYLPQLFVRILLIPFMKFGYQVHVDGIENIPQKGGVLLLGNHISWIDWAVVQLACPRGVRFVMHRSYYDLWYLKWFFKIFRVIPIGAGVSKSAIESIREALNAGEVVGLFPEGHISYNGRIDEFQGGFELAAHDTNSVIVPFYIRGLWGSTFSRASEHYKRTISQSGKNALRVSFGAPIEANSKAHEVKRAVTELSFFSWGKYLASLKPLAYNWLNQAKRSPFKRVAVDSTGVSFTNLAMMSAVLILRKRLKSRISSEENVGIILPSSVIASAVNLTLFAMGKTSVNLNYTLSEENLIYCADKANIRTIISSRKFVEKLKSKGFELESSIGDRLVYLEDLSEGVSKNERIACALKSLLMPKILFRALYFKPHAIDDVATILFSSGSEGKPKGVVLTHKNIMANVRQISELINATEHDAILASLPIFHCFGLTVTTLFPLNDGILSIHVPDPTDAFSVGKMSAKYGATIMFGTSTFFRLYTKNKRLNPLMLGSIRLAIAGAEKLNENVRKEFKIKFGIEIYEGYGTTETAPVVSVNTPNVLEPDFFKELYFNREKSVGLPLAGTVIKITDPASLQPLPNGQEGLILIGGHQVMKEYYDEPAKTAEAIAQINGVRYYKSGDIGYIDDDGFLFITDRLSRFAKIGGEMISLGAVESAVGEILGESAIYSCVNLKDEKKGEKIALLYVGEASEDEISRRLKDSALAPIMQPSVVKKVEQIPVLGSGKVNLKAVKDLAIELGL, from the coding sequence TTGAAATCTTTATTAAAAATCAACGGATTTTTGCCGTTTTTGGCGATTATGTTTATCAACGCAAGCGTCGATCTGGGCCATAAAATCACGATTCAAAACGTCCTTGTCAAAAGCGCTGATTCCGGCGCTCTCATCGCTCTAACATCGCTTGTAAATTTGCTGATTTTGCTGCCTTACGTATTTCTTTTTAGCGCCAGCGGCTATCTCAACGATAAATTCTCGCGTACCCGCATTACGCGGATCTGCGCGAAACTCGGCGTCGCGCTTACCGCGCTCATTACGCTAGGTTATCTGTGCGGATGGTTTTATTTCGCATTTTTTATGACGATTCTGCTTGCGGCGCAAAGCGCGATCTACTCGCCCGCCAAATACGGCCTGATTAAAAAGATCGTCGGCGCGAAAAATTTAGGTGCGGCAAACGGCCTCGTGCAGGCGCTTACCATCATCGCGATTCTGCTTTCATCGCTTGTTTTTTCGGTGATTTTCGAGCTGTTTGCAGCTCGCAGCAGCGACGCGGGCGAGCTGATGAGCTCGGTTTGGTTCATCGGCGTGCTTTTGGTTGCGGGCTCCGCGCTTGAAACATATTACTCGTATAAAATTCCATTCTTCGACGCTGCGCAACCGCAGGCGGAATTTAATAAAGACGACTATCTTAAGCTTCGCTATCTAAGGCAAAATTTAAATTTTGTGCTAAAAGACAAAAACGTCCTGCTCTGCACGCTGGGACTTGCGATGTTTTGGGCAGTCTCGCAGCTCGTGATCGCGACCTTCCCGGCTCACTACAAGAGCCTTAGCGGCAGCGATAACGTAATGGTGATCCAAGTGATCTTAGCTCTTAGTGCGATCGGAATCGCGCTAGGCTCGATCTTTGCGGGCAGCTACTGTAAAAAACATATCGAGCTCGGTATCGTGCCGTTCGGCGCATTCGGGCTCGCGCTCGCGCTAATGGTGCTAGCCAACGCGCACTCGGTATTTTGGCTCGGCACGGCATCGTTTTTCTTCGGATTTAGCGGCGGAATTTTCATCGTGCCGCTCAACGCCGTTATTCAGTTTTTTACCGCCGATGAGCGCATGGGACGGGTGCTCGCGGGTTCAAATTTTATCCAAAATATCTTTATGGTGCTGTTTTTGCTCATCGCCATCATCTTGGTGCATTTTGCGGTCGCCAGCGGCGAAATTTTCGTTATGGCTGCTCTTTGCGTTCTTATCTGCGGGATCTTCGGCGCGAAATATTTGCCGCAGCTTTTCGTTAGAATTTTACTCATTCCGTTTATGAAATTCGGCTACCAGGTCCACGTAGACGGTATCGAAAACATCCCGCAAAAAGGCGGTGTACTGCTTTTAGGAAACCATATCAGCTGGATCGATTGGGCGGTGGTGCAGCTTGCGTGCCCGCGCGGGGTGCGCTTCGTGATGCATCGCAGCTACTACGATCTGTGGTATTTGAAGTGGTTTTTTAAAATTTTCCGCGTCATTCCGATCGGAGCAGGCGTGAGCAAAAGCGCGATCGAAAGTATCCGCGAGGCGCTAAATGCTGGTGAAGTAGTGGGGCTCTTTCCAGAAGGCCACATCAGCTACAACGGCCGCATAGACGAGTTTCAGGGCGGATTTGAGCTAGCCGCGCACGATACGAACTCCGTAATCGTGCCTTTTTATATCAGAGGGCTTTGGGGATCGACGTTTTCGCGCGCCAGCGAGCATTATAAAAGAACGATCTCGCAAAGCGGCAAAAACGCACTTCGCGTAAGCTTCGGCGCGCCGATTGAGGCAAATTCTAAGGCGCACGAGGTAAAGCGTGCGGTAACGGAGCTGTCGTTTTTCAGCTGGGGCAAATACCTCGCAAGCCTAAAGCCGCTTGCCTACAACTGGCTAAATCAAGCCAAAAGATCGCCTTTTAAGCGCGTAGCGGTCGATAGCACGGGAGTGAGCTTCACAAATTTAGCGATGATGAGCGCCGTTTTGATACTTCGCAAAAGGCTAAAGAGTCGCATAAGTAGTGAGGAAAACGTCGGTATCATTTTGCCTAGCTCGGTCATCGCAAGCGCCGTAAATTTAACGCTTTTTGCGATGGGCAAAACGAGCGTAAATTTAAACTACACGCTAAGCGAGGAAAATTTAATCTACTGTGCGGATAAAGCAAACATCCGCACGATCATCAGCTCCCGCAAATTCGTAGAAAAGCTCAAATCAAAGGGCTTTGAGCTGGAAAGCTCGATCGGCGATCGGCTCGTGTACCTTGAGGATCTAAGCGAGGGCGTCTCTAAAAACGAGCGCATAGCCTGCGCGCTAAAATCGCTGCTAATGCCTAAAATTTTATTTCGCGCGCTGTATTTTAAGCCGCACGCGATAGATGACGTAGCGACCATTTTATTTAGCAGCGGCAGCGAAGGAAAGCCTAAAGGCGTGGTTCTGACGCATAAAAATATAATGGCGAACGTCCGTCAAATTTCAGAGCTCATAAACGCCACCGAGCACGATGCGATTTTAGCGTCGCTGCCGATCTTTCACTGCTTCGGACTTACCGTAACGACGCTCTTTCCGCTAAACGATGGAATTTTAAGCATCCACGTGCCCGATCCTACGGACGCCTTTAGCGTCGGCAAGATGAGCGCAAAATACGGCGCTACGATAATGTTCGGTACGTCGACGTTTTTTAGGCTCTACACCAAAAATAAAAGGCTCAATCCTCTAATGTTGGGAAGCATTCGCCTAGCGATTGCGGGCGCGGAGAAGCTAAACGAAAACGTCCGCAAGGAATTTAAGATAAAATTCGGCATCGAAATTTACGAGGGCTACGGCACGACCGAGACTGCGCCGGTGGTGAGCGTAAATACACCGAACGTCCTCGAGCCCGATTTTTTCAAAGAGCTTTACTTCAACCGCGAAAAGAGCGTCGGCTTGCCGCTTGCGGGCACGGTCATAAAGATCACCGATCCAGCTTCGCTGCAGCCGCTGCCAAACGGCCAGGAGGGGCTTATCTTAATCGGCGGACATCAGGTTATGAAGGAGTACTACGATGAGCCGGCAAAAACCGCAGAAGCAATCGCGCAGATAAACGGCGTGCGCTACTACAAGAGCGGCGACATCGGCTATATCGACGACGATGGGTTTTTATTTATCACCGACCGCCTTTCGCGCTTTGCCAAAATCGGTGGCGAGATGATCAGCCTGGGCGCGGTAGAGAGCGCCGTGGGCGAAATTTTAGGCGAAAGCGCGATCTATTCGTGCGTGAACCTAAAAGACGAGAAAAAGGGCGAAAAGATCGCTCTGCTTTACGTGGGCGAGGCGAGCGAGGATGAAATTTCGCGCCGCCTAAAGGACTCTGCGCTGGCGCCGATAATGCAGCCAAGCGTCGTGAAAAAGGTGGAGCAAATCCCGGTGCTAGGTAGCGGCAAGGTAAATCTCAAAGCGGTAAAGGATTTGGCGATAGAGCTCGGGCTGTAA
- a CDS encoding acyl-CoA thioesterase → MSDLNLDDFGEPRIKVVALPKDTNSSGNIFGGWILSQIDLAGATAAREIAPERVVTISMQEVTFKQPVFIGDVISCYAKVLSVGNTSIRVQIEVAALRLGEDGFRECLHVTSAIAIYVSVTKSGQKKPISAEIKRLHGF, encoded by the coding sequence ATGAGCGATTTAAACTTAGACGATTTCGGCGAGCCGCGCATCAAGGTCGTAGCGCTGCCTAAGGATACGAATAGCTCGGGCAATATTTTCGGCGGCTGGATACTTAGCCAGATCGATTTAGCGGGCGCAACGGCGGCGCGCGAGATAGCGCCCGAGCGGGTCGTGACGATCTCGATGCAGGAGGTAACTTTCAAGCAGCCCGTATTTATCGGCGATGTCATCAGCTGCTACGCAAAAGTCCTAAGCGTGGGAAATACCTCTATCCGCGTGCAGATTGAGGTCGCAGCGCTACGGCTGGGCGAGGACGGATTTCGCGAGTGCCTGCACGTAACCAGCGCGATCGCAATCTACGTAAGTGTGACCAAATCAGGCCAAAAAAAGCCGATCAGCGCAGAGATTAAGCGGCTGCACGGATTTTAA
- a CDS encoding EI24 domain-containing protein, whose protein sequence is MGRIFNLAKQDFFTRKFILLSLLPLVCSLIILGTLAFFGGKELFDALSQGAQSGDFSFLDEQRFPVIAKILSFAATKWIIGAIFSVFASFAVLMLSVFCALIIAGFLTPAVTKEINARHYHLSRTDEASTARVLKLMSLEILKFLAILFICSVLLFVPVINLFIINVPFFYIYYKLVLIDVASNALSAKSFERSYKMGGGYKFALSAFIFYLLCLVPLVGLFFQLFFIIFLTHVVLIDESTRNKNR, encoded by the coding sequence ATGGGTAGAATTTTTAATTTGGCAAAGCAGGATTTTTTTACGCGCAAGTTTATTTTGCTCTCGCTACTACCACTTGTGTGCTCGCTCATAATCTTAGGTACGCTCGCATTTTTCGGCGGCAAAGAGCTTTTTGACGCACTTTCGCAGGGCGCGCAAAGCGGCGATTTTAGCTTCTTGGACGAGCAGCGCTTCCCGGTAATTGCAAAAATTCTAAGCTTTGCTGCTACGAAGTGGATTATCGGTGCGATTTTTTCGGTGTTTGCTAGCTTTGCAGTGCTGATGCTTAGCGTGTTTTGTGCGCTTATCATAGCAGGATTTCTGACGCCCGCAGTCACTAAAGAGATCAACGCACGCCACTACCACCTAAGTCGCACAGACGAAGCGAGCACGGCGCGAGTGCTAAAGCTGATGAGCCTTGAAATTTTAAAATTTTTAGCAATCTTATTTATCTGTTCGGTGCTTTTGTTTGTGCCGGTTATAAATTTATTCATCATCAACGTGCCGTTTTTTTATATCTATTACAAGCTGGTTCTAATCGACGTCGCTTCAAACGCGTTAAGCGCGAAAAGCTTCGAGCGCTCTTATAAAATGGGTGGCGGATATAAATTTGCCCTAAGCGCTTTTATTTTTTACCTGCTGTGTTTGGTCCCGCTGGTAGGATTATTTTTCCAGCTATTTTTCATCATCTTTTTGACGCACGTAGTGCTGATAGACGAAAGCACCCGCAATAAAAATCGCTAA
- a CDS encoding DUF2325 domain-containing protein: MNVLVIGADEITPIKAVLKDLGASNIEHWDARNENRVNRKPIPQDTECVVMLTSFLNHNTMKKIKGEVKKRKIPLVCAKRSVSCVFCEYCKVFNLNQEFGCRPCEDD; this comes from the coding sequence ATGAACGTTTTAGTTATAGGAGCAGATGAGATTACGCCCATTAAGGCGGTTTTAAAAGACCTTGGCGCGAGCAATATCGAACACTGGGACGCACGAAACGAAAATCGCGTAAATCGCAAGCCGATCCCGCAAGATACCGAGTGCGTCGTTATGCTTACGAGCTTTTTAAACCACAACACGATGAAAAAAATCAAAGGCGAAGTAAAAAAGCGCAAAATCCCGCTCGTATGCGCTAAAAGAAGCGTCAGCTGCGTATTTTGCGAATACTGTAAGGTTTTCAATTTAAATCAAGAATTCGGTTGCAGACCTTGCGAAGATGATTAA
- the luxS gene encoding S-ribosylhomocysteine lyase, whose translation MPLLDSFKVDHTRMNAPGVRLAKSMRTKSGDKISVYDLRFCRPNLEIMSERGTHTLEHLFAGFMREHLNSADVEIIDISPMGCRTGFYMSVIGAPSESAVATAWSASMKDILGVGSQADIPELNKFQCGTFAMHSLAEAKQIAQNVLNKGIGVIKNDEIALDPSKIK comes from the coding sequence ATGCCATTGTTAGATAGTTTTAAGGTCGATCATACCCGCATGAATGCCCCTGGCGTGCGGCTCGCAAAGAGCATGCGCACCAAAAGCGGTGATAAGATCAGCGTCTATGATCTGCGGTTTTGCCGCCCGAATTTAGAGATCATGAGTGAGCGCGGCACTCACACGCTGGAGCATCTTTTCGCGGGCTTTATGCGCGAGCATCTAAATAGCGCGGACGTCGAGATCATCGACATCTCGCCGATGGGGTGTCGCACGGGCTTTTATATGAGCGTGATCGGCGCGCCTAGCGAGAGTGCTGTCGCGACGGCGTGGAGCGCGAGTATGAAGGATATTTTGGGCGTAGGCTCTCAGGCGGATATCCCCGAGCTGAATAAATTTCAGTGCGGCACCTTCGCGATGCACTCGTTAGCAGAAGCTAAACAGATCGCGCAAAACGTGCTAAATAAAGGGATTGGCGTGATCAAAAACGACGAGATCGCGCTGGATCCAAGCAAAATAAAATAG
- a CDS encoding tautomerase family protein: MPYINVKITKERGGLSREQKARLVKNLTDALVAVLGRGEKTTVVTIDEISTDDYAIGGRLVSEIRKRQS; encoded by the coding sequence ATGCCCTACATAAACGTTAAAATCACCAAAGAGCGCGGAGGCTTAAGTCGCGAACAAAAAGCAAGGCTCGTCAAGAATCTCACCGACGCCCTCGTAGCCGTGCTGGGTAGGGGCGAGAAAACCACGGTCGTTACGATAGATGAAATATCCACTGATGACTATGCGATCGGCGGGCGGCTAGTAAGCGAAATCAGAAAGCGGCAGAGCTAA
- a CDS encoding DKNYY domain-containing protein, with the protein MYEDFTQELKDERAQKKRKARARKAEADRKPVRDEPRDMPLWRKIALGATFVFAAFSALALFAVINSSDDYSPRDDEQIKYSDFYKKGDEIYALVVGAGYFAIPDADAASFRVLDFSSGYRSNVAADKNAVYCGNIAMSELEPARTKAVAFGYVSDGQVSYFCDGEAVRNDALGALKFTYETLAHIFWDAPKPQSYVYKFKRIDATDLRQIAGVYYAAEGSRAFYKGEILPGADAASLRRIEGSDGRASGVYAADGANVYFKNLRLDARDNGGHYELLRQWLDYFLWDAKSGDVFANDLKFDPAAAPYTPLNRQLAHSNHLLFASLGGIYYFDENDGKQKRAADNPFAGEVRALSGSVFQSGERIYFLEGAEVWGGGRSTRRLVARKSGLFALELPHEWRRVGGVHGGLYGWVYSNGGRFFYFDDLGSSQLIDRCIYEIRDLDLVEILLQKSSLGTSKIREMIKSGGLEVVDGELLFEVKTRVEF; encoded by the coding sequence ATGTATGAGGATTTTACGCAAGAGCTAAAGGACGAGCGCGCGCAAAAGAAGCGCAAAGCTAGGGCGCGCAAGGCAGAAGCAGATCGCAAGCCTGTACGAGACGAGCCCCGAGATATGCCACTTTGGCGCAAGATCGCGCTTGGCGCGACATTTGTATTCGCGGCTTTTAGCGCGCTCGCTCTGTTTGCGGTTATAAATTCCAGCGACGACTACTCGCCGCGGGACGACGAGCAGATCAAATACAGCGATTTTTATAAAAAAGGAGATGAAATTTACGCCCTCGTGGTGGGCGCGGGCTATTTCGCGATACCGGACGCGGACGCGGCGAGCTTTCGGGTTTTGGATTTCAGCTCCGGCTACCGCTCCAACGTCGCGGCGGATAAAAACGCCGTATATTGCGGAAATATCGCGATGAGCGAGCTAGAGCCCGCGCGCACGAAAGCCGTAGCGTTCGGATACGTAAGCGACGGGCAAGTTAGCTATTTTTGCGACGGCGAGGCGGTGAGGAACGACGCGCTGGGGGCGCTTAAATTCACTTATGAAACCTTGGCGCATATTTTTTGGGATGCGCCTAAGCCGCAAAGTTACGTTTATAAATTTAAACGAATAGACGCTACGGATCTGCGCCAAATCGCGGGCGTGTATTACGCTGCGGAGGGCTCTCGCGCGTTTTATAAAGGAGAGATTTTGCCGGGCGCCGATGCCGCGAGCCTGCGCCGGATAGAGGGAAGCGACGGCAGGGCGAGCGGCGTTTATGCCGCGGACGGCGCGAACGTGTATTTTAAAAACCTGCGCCTTGACGCGCGCGATAACGGCGGGCATTACGAACTTTTGAGGCAGTGGTTGGACTATTTTTTGTGGGATGCGAAAAGCGGCGACGTTTTTGCAAACGATTTAAAATTTGACCCAGCCGCCGCGCCATATACTCCGCTAAATAGGCAGCTTGCGCATTCAAACCATCTGCTTTTTGCCTCCCTTGGCGGCATCTATTATTTCGACGAGAATGACGGAAAGCAAAAACGCGCGGCAGACAACCCCTTTGCGGGCGAAGTTCGCGCGCTTAGCGGCAGCGTATTTCAAAGCGGCGAGCGGATATATTTTTTAGAAGGCGCCGAAGTTTGGGGCGGCGGTCGCAGCACTCGCAGGCTGGTCGCTCGTAAAAGCGGACTTTTCGCGCTCGAGCTGCCGCACGAGTGGCGCAGGGTCGGCGGCGTGCACGGCGGGCTATACGGCTGGGTCTATTCAAATGGCGGGCGATTTTTCTACTTCGACGATCTGGGCTCTTCGCAGCTGATAGATCGGTGCATTTATGAGATCAGGGATCTAGACTTGGTTGAAATTTTGCTTCAAAAAAGTAGCCTTGGCACGAGCAAAATTCGCGAGATGATAAAGAGCGGCGGGCTTGAGGTAGTGGACGGCGAGCTGCTTTTTGAGGTAAAGACGCGAGTGGAATTTTAG
- the fldA gene encoding flavodoxin FldA, with protein MVGIIFGSSMGNTEDAAKLISEKLGIENELKNVADIAPADLNKYTALIIGSSTWNDGELQDDWAGFDFSALDVSGKTVAIFGMGDSSSYSDAYCNAMRELYDNFKKAGANIVGAVPTDGYEFDESKAVVDGKFVGLALDNDNQSDLTESRIEAWVAQIAPSFK; from the coding sequence ATGGTTGGAATTATTTTTGGAAGCTCGATGGGCAATACCGAGGACGCCGCGAAGCTGATCTCCGAAAAGCTAGGCATAGAAAACGAGCTTAAAAACGTTGCAGACATTGCGCCTGCAGATCTAAATAAATATACTGCGCTCATCATCGGCAGCTCCACGTGGAACGACGGCGAGTTGCAGGACGACTGGGCGGGCTTTGATTTCTCAGCCCTTGATGTCTCAGGCAAGACTGTCGCGATTTTTGGCATGGGCGATAGCTCAAGCTACAGCGACGCCTACTGCAACGCAATGCGCGAGCTATACGATAACTTCAAAAAAGCGGGTGCAAATATCGTAGGCGCAGTGCCTACCGACGGATATGAATTCGACGAGAGCAAGGCCGTAGTGGACGGCAAATTCGTTGGCCTCGCGCTAGATAATGACAATCAAAGCGACCTCACCGAGAGCCGCATTGAGGCGTGGGTAGCGCAGATCGCTCCATCTTTTAAATAG